From one Lolium rigidum isolate FL_2022 chromosome 4, APGP_CSIRO_Lrig_0.1, whole genome shotgun sequence genomic stretch:
- the LOC124708648 gene encoding B-box zinc finger protein 22-like isoform X2 has protein sequence MKVLCSACEAAEARVLCCADEAALCDRCDRDVHAANRLAEKHQRLPLLSPGSAAPVPPPPKCDICQECHAYFFCLEDRALLCRGCDVAVHTANALVSAHRRFLLTGVQVSLDEQDDCSPDQPEPAPAPPPKSDLQTPLYGDGDFSWATAAQTPDAAAAGVRDSLPNWSDVNEQFGSPSQRQAEAASRSPPPKRSLPAPAFSGQGGMMDWPLGEFFGGFSNFNGGFGFGESGTSKADSGKQGGSSGGSPYYMSSSEDRNAEELFGQVPEMQWSVPELPSPPTASGLHWQRRPGSYGDSDSSAFVPDISSPDSSLRYCFPADQLTIAKRRRKC, from the exons ATGAAGGTGCTGTGCAGCGCGTGCGAGGCGGCAGAGGCTCGCGTGCTCTGCTGCGCCGACGAGGCCGCCCTGTGCGACCGCTGCGATCGCGATGTCCACGCTGCCAACCGCCTTGCCGAGAAGCACCAGCGTCTCCCTCTCCTTTCCCCCGGCAGCGCCGCCCCTGTTCCGCCGCCGCCCAAGTGCGACATATGCCAG GAATGCCACGCCTACTTCTTCTGCCTGGAGGACCGCGCGCTGCTGTGCAGGGGCTGCGACGTGGCCGTGCACACGGCCAATGCCTTGGTGTCCGCGCACCGCCGCTTCCTGCTCACCGGCGTCCAGGTCAGCCTGGATGAGCAGGACGACTGCTCCCCTGATCAGCCGGAGCCGGCGCCTGCTCCACCTCCGAAGAGCGACCTACAGACCCCTCTTTACGGCGACGGCGACTTCAGCTGGGCAACGGCCGCGCAGacgccggacgccgccgccgccggcgtccgcGATAGCCTCCCAAACTGGTCGGACGTGAACGAGCAGTTCGGCTCTCCGTCGCAAAGGCAAGCGGAGGCCGCAAGCAGGAGCCCGCCACCAAAGCGGAGCCTGCCGGCGCCGGCGTTCAGCGGCCAGGGTGGCATGATGGACTGGCCCCTCGGCGAGTTCTTCGGCGGCTTCAGCAACTTCAACGGCGGGTTCGGTTTCGGCGAGAGCGGCACTTCCAAG GCTGACAGCGGGAAGCAAggaggcagcagcggcggctcgcCGTACTAcatgtcgtcgtcggaggaccggAACGCCGAAGAGCTCTTCGGACAGGTGCCGGAGATGCAGTGGTCGGTGCCGGAGCTCCCGTCCCCACCGACGGCCTCAGGCCTCCACTGGCAGAGACGGCCGGGCTCCTACGGTGACTCCGACAGCAGCGCCTTCGTGCCGGACATCAGCTCCCCGGACAGTTCTCTCCGGTACTGCTTCCCGGCGGACCAGCTGACCATCGCAAAGCGCCGGAGGAAATGCTAG
- the LOC124708648 gene encoding B-box zinc finger protein 22-like isoform X1 — MKVLCSACEAAEARVLCCADEAALCDRCDRDVHAANRLAEKHQRLPLLSPGSAAPVPPPPKCDICQECHAYFFCLEDRALLCRGCDVAVHTANALVSAHRRFLLTGVQVSLDEQDDCSPDQPEPAPAPPPKSDLQTPLYGDGDFSWATAAQTPDAAAAGVRDSLPNWSDVNEQFGSPSQRQAEAASRSPPPKRSLPAPAFSGQGGMMDWPLGEFFGGFSNFNGGFGFGESGTSKNCQADSGKQGGSSGGSPYYMSSSEDRNAEELFGQVPEMQWSVPELPSPPTASGLHWQRRPGSYGDSDSSAFVPDISSPDSSLRYCFPADQLTIAKRRRKC; from the exons ATGAAGGTGCTGTGCAGCGCGTGCGAGGCGGCAGAGGCTCGCGTGCTCTGCTGCGCCGACGAGGCCGCCCTGTGCGACCGCTGCGATCGCGATGTCCACGCTGCCAACCGCCTTGCCGAGAAGCACCAGCGTCTCCCTCTCCTTTCCCCCGGCAGCGCCGCCCCTGTTCCGCCGCCGCCCAAGTGCGACATATGCCAG GAATGCCACGCCTACTTCTTCTGCCTGGAGGACCGCGCGCTGCTGTGCAGGGGCTGCGACGTGGCCGTGCACACGGCCAATGCCTTGGTGTCCGCGCACCGCCGCTTCCTGCTCACCGGCGTCCAGGTCAGCCTGGATGAGCAGGACGACTGCTCCCCTGATCAGCCGGAGCCGGCGCCTGCTCCACCTCCGAAGAGCGACCTACAGACCCCTCTTTACGGCGACGGCGACTTCAGCTGGGCAACGGCCGCGCAGacgccggacgccgccgccgccggcgtccgcGATAGCCTCCCAAACTGGTCGGACGTGAACGAGCAGTTCGGCTCTCCGTCGCAAAGGCAAGCGGAGGCCGCAAGCAGGAGCCCGCCACCAAAGCGGAGCCTGCCGGCGCCGGCGTTCAGCGGCCAGGGTGGCATGATGGACTGGCCCCTCGGCGAGTTCTTCGGCGGCTTCAGCAACTTCAACGGCGGGTTCGGTTTCGGCGAGAGCGGCACTTCCAAG AATTGCCAGGCTGACAGCGGGAAGCAAggaggcagcagcggcggctcgcCGTACTAcatgtcgtcgtcggaggaccggAACGCCGAAGAGCTCTTCGGACAGGTGCCGGAGATGCAGTGGTCGGTGCCGGAGCTCCCGTCCCCACCGACGGCCTCAGGCCTCCACTGGCAGAGACGGCCGGGCTCCTACGGTGACTCCGACAGCAGCGCCTTCGTGCCGGACATCAGCTCCCCGGACAGTTCTCTCCGGTACTGCTTCCCGGCGGACCAGCTGACCATCGCAAAGCGCCGGAGGAAATGCTAG
- the LOC124708140 gene encoding aquaporin NIP1-3-like codes for MAAGGEHGANGLQEHAGALEEGRGGENQAGCETSEQALNRTGKQPMLSVQFVQKILAEIFGTYMLIFAGCAAVAVNLRTGGTVTFPGICITWGLTVMVMVYSVGHISGAHFNPAVTFAFATCGRFPWKQVPAYAAAQLLGSTAASITLRLIFGTEHFFGTVPAGSDVQSLVLEFIITFYLMFVVSGVATDNRAIGELAGLAVGSTVVLVVLFSGPISGASMNPARTIGPAIILGRYKGIWVYIVGPVCGAVAGAWAYNLIRFTDKPLREITRTGSFLRSARR; via the exons atgGCAGCGGGAGGAGAGCACGGAGCCAATGGGCTGCAAGAACACGCCGGAGCTCTGGAGGAAGGCAGAGGAGGAGAGAATCAAGCAGGGTGCGAAACTTCAGAGCAGGCTCTGAACAGAACCGGCAAGCAGCCCATGCTCTCCGTCCAATTCGTGCAGAAG ATCCTCGCCGAGATCTTCGGGACCTACATGCTCATCTTCGCCGGCtgtgcggcggtggcggtgaaCCTGAGGACGGGCGGTACGGTGACGTTCCCGGGCATCTGCATCACCTGGGGCCTCACCGTCATGGTCATGGTCTACTCCGTCGGCCACATCTCCGGCGCGCACTTCAACCCCGCCGTCACCTTTGCCTTCGCCACCTGCGGCCGCTTCCCATGGAAGCAG GTTCCGGCGTACGCGGCGGCGCAGCTTCTTGGGTCGACGGCGGCGAGCATCACGCTGCGGCTCATATTCGGGACCGAGCACTTCTTCGGGACGGTGCCGGCGGGGTCGGACGTCCAGTCGCTGGTGCTGGAGTTCATCATCACCTTCTACCTCATGTTCGTCGTCTCCGGAGTCGCCACGGACAACAGAGCG ATTGGTGAACTCGCCGGCCTGGCCGTTGGATCTACTGTCGTACTAGTGGTGCTATTTTCCGG GCCAATATCAGGAGCGTCCATGAACCCGGCAAGAACCATCGGCCCGGCGATTATCctcggccgctacaagggcatctGGGTGTACATCGTCGGGCCGGTCTGCGGGGCGGTGGCCGGCGCGTGGGCCTACAATCTCATCCGGTTCACCGACAAGCCACTGCGGGAGATCACCAGGACTGGATCCTTCTTGCGAAGTGCGAGGAGATGA